Below is a genomic region from Tepidiforma bonchosmolovskayae.
CCTTCCGCAGGTCGGCAACGCTCTCGTAGACCGCGGGTCCCTCCCCCGGGATCAGCTGCTGGCCGTCGACCTTCAGCCGGCGCACCGAGATGTTCTTGAACGCGACCCTCCCCGAGCCGCGTGCGCCCGATGAGCCGAGCGCATCAGCCTCCAGCAGCTCGAGCCCATCGGCCAGCCATTGCAGCGCTGTGGCGACATTGTCGCCCTGGTAGACGAACAGGCCGATCTCGCACGGCCCGAACTCCGACCCTGCGGGGACACGCTCCATCGTGCGCGGGACCGCCGCGGAGGTAACCCGGTCGATCGCTGCCTCCGATTTCAGCTCCGTGAACGGGAGGTCCGTCGCCGCCTCCATCAGCCGCTCCACCGAAGCCGGGGTAAGGAAGGTGTCCGAGAATCGGAGCCGCGTCTGGCAGAGCCACCGCTCCTGCGGCGCCGGCGCGCCGAACAGCTGGCAGAGCGTGCAGTTTGCGTAATCCTTTTCTCCTTTGCAGGCGTGGACGCGGACGCGGTCCCCATGAATCGGCCAGTTCTGGTCGAGCCCGTGAACCCGCTCCAGGAGCGACCGCATCTTCCCTTTTATTGATGAGCCGGGGATGTAGGGCTGCCGCGTCAGCGGGTCGCGCACCACCGGGTTGTCGACGCCCCCGATCGTCAGCGATGCCTCCTGGGCGCCGATGCGCAGTCCCGTCCGGGCAATGAGGGTCGAGCGTATGGTCAGAATTCCAGTGATAACTGCAGCGTTTTCACTCATCCTTTTTTTCTTCCGGAAGATATGCAACAACAGCTTCGAAGAACTCGACGAACCTCCTGAATCGCTGTTCTTCCTCATGAGGGTCATCATGTTTTAACTGGCGAATCATAGCGATAAGAGCTGACGCGATTTCGCCAAGGTTTTGCTTCTCCCTTTGTGCTCTCTTAGTCTGATAAACCAGCCTCGGCTCGAGAAGCCTCGCCCTGCGCAGTGCCCGTGCCCGGTCCTGGTCGAGCAGGAAATCGATCCGTCGCGCCTCGCCGTAGAGGCGCCGTACCGAGGTGCGCGTCGCGCCGGAGTTCTTCGCAAGCTCCTCCGCCAGGCTGATCAGGGCCTCCACCTCGCCGCGAACAATGATTTTTTCAGCCGCTGACGCGAATCTCGACGCGTCGACCGCAGCTGCCCGGCCCTGCTGCTGCGCCCCGCGGTTGCCCTGGTAGCCTCCCTGGCCCGGCCGTTGATACTGCGTCATACTCACGCACCTCCTGTCCGTCGTCTCTGTTCCGTGTCGCCATCGCTGGCCGTCCGCAGCTCGGCAAGCCGGGCCGCGAGCGCAACACGCCGGCCCCCCGGCTCGCCGTCAGCCGCCGGTTCAAACGCCGCCTTGCGCAGGTCCATCAGCACCTCCTCCGCGTCCCGGTGGTCCCTCGCCACCCGGTTCAGCTGGTAGTACGAGCGCCAGATCAGCGGCTCGTAGCGGCCCGGCGCAGCCTTTTCCAGCAGCTGCAGGTGCTGAAGCGCCCGCCGGGCGAGCTGCTTCTTGTCGTCCTGCCCTC
It encodes:
- the csm3 gene encoding type III-A CRISPR-associated RAMP protein Csm3 — encoded protein: MSENAAVITGILTIRSTLIARTGLRIGAQEASLTIGGVDNPVVRDPLTRQPYIPGSSIKGKMRSLLERVHGLDQNWPIHGDRVRVHACKGEKDYANCTLCQLFGAPAPQERWLCQTRLRFSDTFLTPASVERLMEAATDLPFTELKSEAAIDRVTSAAVPRTMERVPAGSEFGPCEIGLFVYQGDNVATALQWLADGLELLEADALGSSGARGSGRVAFKNISVRRLKVDGQQLIPGEGPAVYESVADLRKGLADLVAWATA
- the csm2 gene encoding type III-A CRISPR-associated protein Csm2; translation: MTQYQRPGQGGYQGNRGAQQQGRAAAVDASRFASAAEKIIVRGEVEALISLAEELAKNSGATRTSVRRLYGEARRIDFLLDQDRARALRRARLLEPRLVYQTKRAQREKQNLGEIASALIAMIRQLKHDDPHEEEQRFRRFVEFFEAVVAYLPEEKKDE